Genomic DNA from Antennarius striatus isolate MH-2024 chromosome 16, ASM4005453v1, whole genome shotgun sequence:
tttttttttaaccgacggtaaaaaaaaaaaattgcttcatGTACACaccagaaagaaataaaaaaaagcaacaatccTTCATTTCAGAGGAGCTAACGCCATCGTAATCGACACGACGCATCAACTTGTCGAATTGTCTCGACCGGACGGATCGAAGCACCGgctgtgttttcagttttttttaaactggtgaAGATGGCTGGGATGTTCAAGTGTCTGTCAGCAACAGAAGGCAACGTGGCTTTTAGGTCCCGAGATCCATGTTCCATGTGAGAGGAACTCCACAGTACGGGTAACGTGTGCACGGGCGGCGACTTCTATCCAAAACTGGAATGAAACTAATGCAAGGAAACATTAACAAAAACCACAAGGTGGGAATTGTGGGATAACTTGGACCTATAACTTTGGTACACTTAGTGAAACGTTGTGTGTGACGATTATATGATCAAGTGCTGGAAAGGAGACGACGAAGGTATTTGGACGCTTTGTTAATCTCAACCAATTCTTCATATTTCCAAGCAAACCTCGGGCGCGTTTGTTCCAAGTCCTGCAACGTCCTGGCGGAGCCCGGCTTTCTCGTTGCGGCTGGAAGCGACGTCGTCCTTCCCGACGGTGGTCGCCTCTCGCCGGTTAAATAATTCTTTCGGTCTGAGTTCATTTCTCGATCAGGCCTCCGTCTTTGAGCTTGAAGTAGAAGAACTTCTCCAGCGTGTTGGCGCACTTGCAGTACTCGCTATCTGGGAGGTTGTACTCGCGACAGTTGGTGATGATTCGCTGCAGGTCGGCGATGAAGAGCTTCTTGGTCACGTAGTATCTGTTCTTCAGTCGCTCCGTCATCGTCTTCAGGTCTGACGTTAACGGAGACAAAATAACGCGTGTGAACCAAGAATTTCATGAGGCGCTTAGCGAAGAATGTGACGTTCACTGACCGATGGGAAATCGGATTATCTCGTAATAATCAGGAGCCTCGGATTTTTTCACCGGTTCCATGAAGGGCCACGCGTCAGGATGAGtctggtgagaaaaaaaatcctaattaTTACctagttttttgaattttaattttaatattttcatgtttaaacGCTGGTTTGCTTGATTATTACCTTTATCTGAGCCAGAAGGTTCTTCAACATGTTGTACAACACATCAGGATCTTTCACTTCTTTCCTGCAGAAGGCATTGAAAGGTAAGAAACAGCACTGAAATAGACCGATGACAATGAATCGATTTCATTGATCTGGTCtttatcaaaaacacacaaaactgatCACTTTGATGTTAAATTAAGAGCTTACCCTTTGTCTTTGTTCGTGGGTTTCCAGCCCGTTTCTCCTGGAAGGAAAAGACTCGTTTATaacttaaatttctttttttagacatttttaaatgtacacaaaacaaaaactcacgTATGCCAGGGATGCTCTCCACAGGGATCTGCCGTACACCCTCTTTGAAGCAGGTGAGACCTGGGTAAACCTTCCTGATCTGGCTCTGCTTCCTCTCAATCAGCTTCTTTATAATCTGTTTAGGCAAATACATATTACTTGGGATTAATAACACAAAAGATTCAGGGCAAAAAAACACCAGACAGGGTCTTGCGTACCTCCTTCTGTCTTTTGATGATGTGGGAGAGCTCCGTGTAGGGGATCCTCGGGTTCAGCTCGCACTCCATGAGGGTCGCGCCCTCGTAGTCTTTGATGTAGCCCAGGTATCGACTCTTCGGCACTTTGATGTCTTTGGAAAAGCCCTGCGAGGAAAGAGGGAATTACCGTCGAGATGgcgtggaggaagaggacggcGGCCCGGCTAATGAACAGGTCACGCTTCTGTACCTGCTTCTTGAAGTAGCCGATGGCGTACTCGTCTGCGTACGTGAGGAAATAGAGgatgttgtgtttgatgtggtACTCCTTCAGGTGGTTCATCAGGTGGGTGCCGTAGCCCTTGGATTAAAACAAGCAGAGATCAGAAGTGGAACTTTAAAATTTACCTGAATGTTTCTTCAAacttgtctgttttcttttgggTGTTCAGCTTCAGATTATTAaggaaaaagaagcaaaaaggaGCAGAACAAAATTACTAAAAAATGGaatgatgttttttatttaaacttaatCTCGCACCTTCACTTGCTCGTTGGATGTGACGGCACAGAAGACGATCTCTGAGAAGCCCTGAGTTGGAAACATCCTGAAGCAGATGCCGCCGATGACGCGGCCGTCTTTGATGAGGGCGAGGGTCTTGTGCTTCCTGCAGAAGACGGAAGCATCGGATTGGCGCCGAGGCGTCCGGTATGGCTGGTGGGTGGGGTACGAGGGCGTCTACTTACGGGTCAAACACCAGGCGGGTGATGTACTCTTTGGGCATGCGAGGCAACTGATGAGAGAAGACGTTCTGCAGGCCGACCAGCCACATCAGGATCTTCTTATTGGACTTCTGGGAAAGGGAGTTTCCGATGACATGGAATTCGATGATTCCCCGCCTCTCCTCCAACCGGGCGGTCTCGTCGCGGGCGGCGTTTGGCGTCAGAAGATTAGTCTAGAgattttacaaagaaaaactGAATACTTCTATTTAAGCAGCTTTCCCCTCATCCGATCACCAGAGGCTACGCAGCTCACCTCCGGTCCCAGCATAGCGGCGGGATCGGTGATGGTCATCATGACCTCGTTGACCAGCTCCATGGGAATGTCTCCCATCACACGGATCCGCTTGGCGTCTTCCAGCGTCAGCGCCTCTGGAAGTTTACGCTTCTCTCCTGAACAGAGGGAGACACTCTTGAGATcagagcagctgaaggaggTCGTAGGAATGACGAGCAGTTCTTTAAAAATGCACGAGACAACAACGGCGGTGCTCTCAGACCTGAGATGGATTCTCCACCTGCAGGATCCAGACCGCCCAGAGACGAGATGCTGCTCAGGCCTTTGGGCAGAGCAGGAGAGCCGGACACGGCAGCGGGACTGATCACTGCGAAGGAGAGACACCTCATGACTACCTGACATCTTGTCCTGATTTCACTGATGTTTCTGGTCCCGCCTCACCTGTCTGATGCTCCAGGTGGGCGCCGTCCGAAGCCGGCATGGTGAAGTCCGCCTCCCAGATCGGAGAATTCTCACCGTAGATTTCTTCCTCCAGCATCGACAAGAACCTGACGACCATAAAGTAAAACATTACTGGAAATATTAGCAGAGCTGACACACATAGAGGAGTAAATCCCTCCTTTTCACTGGCTGCCAATTCCGCCTGTAGACGATAATTATGTTTACAGACGTTTACAGACTGGTggagtgaaaatcaggcttctaatcatgaaGTTTAGCGTCATGatgactgatccagttacgggaCAGAGGATGGAAAATCAAAGGTGGAAAAGTTGCGTTAGCTTAtaatgcaacaaagtttgcgtacGTCAGCGCGCATCTACGAGCAAACACGTGTCGCTCCGAGCCAAGCATCTTACAATCAATCAAGAACTGAACCAAAACTCCGATAAATCTCTGGAGCGTTGGAGAAAGTCCACCGAAACGCACAATAGctagctgggcttgcgctagccattcgccacttcgccataggcgaagtaaattccagattggctacaaggtttttagactgtgtagccgcAGGGGcgttatttttacggaaaaaggGCTAAAGTTTAAAACTTTGTCactcgctagcggcgctcgctatttctgctagcgagtgtcgctagcgccgctatttccgcatgccgacggaatttagccgaagtgacctgaatGCTctcgatcattaaatatgcactcgggtcatgacctcctctcgtccaatgaaaaacaaaatattgtttttttacaaactcaacccgtgaattggtgtaagacaaggcgaggacgatcgatcaaaagaatccagtgttttatagtagagtttgtgttaaagtcatcattaataaacaaatggtgaatgctgagaggggggaggagtggtgacagaccgatcagaaggtcaatgaaagatattatcaatacttgttagtagtcttagacttttgctCCCTATGACcgacaggaataaccagcgatacATGTAAATaagtattcacctcgcttgatatttttcatgcctttttaaattaaaatgaaaaatcatgttattgaattaaataaactaaactaaactatggcataccaatggtgttggtggtggtcaaagttaaaatgtcttctagtctaagtaaaacttacaagtaaacattgagtaatattttgtatgactgcatattcatagtgaatggaagtgttcaattgttgaatatcacatttatatctgcataaagtaggacagaaataaagatagttcagcttgaactgttggctTTAGTAtattttgtaggtaaactgaacagaagattttgtcctcagaatgcaggaaaaacaaccccattttctaaaatatttccCCACGCCCCCCACAACGATCGTCAgcgcactgcgccactgtcttggacacagaacgtggctttttgtggcttgcgcaattcttttacactgagccacagtggcttagtcatactagctcctagagCAAGCCCAGGCTAGGCTGTCAAGATAAATCCAGATGTGAGCCCTTACTTGGGGAAGTGTGTGAGGATGAGCGTGCGTTTCTCTGGCAGCAGCTTGTCCTTCTCCACCCTGAACTTCTCCAGGAGTTGCCGTCGGGTGACGGTGAAGATGGACTTGAGCAAACTTCGTCCGAACACGTGGGTGGTTTCGTAGCGCGGCAGGCTGTCGTTGCTCTGGGGGACGTGGCAGTAGCAAAGCCACCTGGGAAATACAAGGAAAAACACCGTCGTCGTAGAGGAGGACTACCAGCAATCCGTAAACAAACTAATCGGGGGGGGGTGCACACCTGGTGTAGTCCACTTTGTAAACCGTCCCGTCGTCTTTCTGGGTGCGCTGGCGGTACTGTGTCGGCGTCTCCAGCTTCCAGTAATTTAGGCACAATAAAAACATCTTGGACAGCTCAAACATGGTCTGCCTCTCCCTCGGTGCCAGGTGGCTGAACTTATACTGAACAAAATTCAAAACCCCCTTCGGAGGAAAATGGACAAAAAGACTATTaatcaagaaaaagaaatcaaacgACGTCCATCTTTATAAAAGGTTACTGCTTTGTTCTGCTGATGCTTCACAGCAGGGCACAtttcttttagtttcatcttcaCCTGCTCAATGTTGGGTTTTTCAAAGGGAGGACTCCCCAGCGATCCCTCCACGACCGGCTGGCTCATCTGCAGGATGCATTTCCTCAGCAGCTGTTGGGGAAATAAGCAGAATTGACTGCCAAATCGGCAAAGCATTCCAAAGCATTCGAGTATCCTTGTCGGATTAATCCCGTCAACGTTTGCTCACCTTGAAAAGATAGAAGTAGACCTGCTTGGTGTCGGTGTCCTCCTCTTTATGCACGGACATAAAGAGGTTCTCCACGTCCACCACCATCCCCAGCAGCCTGTTGATCTCATCCTCCGACACGTTTTCCAAGTGGGACACGTGGTCGGCTGTCAGCGaggaatgaaataaagaaagtcaaaggtcaaactgaTCTGGTGTCACAGGATGCAGACCTTGATGATTTGGGGCTGGGATGAGGGGGCAGTGGTGtactgggtgggggggggggggtgcaggttATTATCTGTACCCAGAGCATGTCCACAGCTGCGGCATGACTCGCTCAGGCTGGCCGCTTGCTGCTGCAGGTCCATCCGGGTGGCTGAGGGTGGGTTGGGGTTTTTCCATCCATTACACTTGCATGTGTCAACAGCCTGGGgtttaaataaagacaataaacTCTTGAGCATCAAATTCAGCGACTTTACCAGTGATTCGGGTGTTGTCTGTGtggtaaacagtgtaaacaggaGGGCTGGTTTGAATGACAGAAGTCACTAGCTAGCTTGTTAGCTAGCTACAAAAGTTAACATCTACGTCACGGCTGTCAcgctttttgtttgtgtgtttacttgcGGTGCCTGgactagcgttagcattagctgcccCGCGTACATCCGCGCTAACCCCCCCGCGGAGCGCTTTGTTGTGGGCTAACTTTGGCTAGCTAGCTAGCCTAGCTACCTTGCATGCGGAGAAAACGCCAAGTTTCTCCAGTTTCTTCGCCCGCGGGAAAGCCCGCACTTGGGCTTTCTTCTGGCTGGCACGCTGCTGCTGGCTCAGTCCCGGTCTGGACGGGTCGCTGTTTCCCGACGCAGAACCAGTCGCAGCACCGCTGGACCCAGCGGACTGGGCTTGGAGAAGCCGGGGTTGCAAGGCCTGAGCCGCCGGGTCCGACATCTCCACGCTGCTACTCTTCTTCTGTTCCAGTTTAGCTCGTATGCTGCCTTCACGGGCTGTCGGGAAAGTGTGATGAAGGGGACGGCGGTGATGTTCGGAAGGGAAATAGTGAATGTTTTTATGTGAAACAGTGTCGATAGCAAACACCTAGCGTGAATAATTTATGGTAagtattttctttaacattgaatttaatttaaggCAGAAATATAAGAATCAGATCGACAACATTCGATTCGGTGATGTAATTTACGCGATCACCGTGAATGACACGCATCTCTAATTGGCGTCATCGTTATTATTGTGATTTTTGGGTTTTAGTATTGTTGCttaatttttctttacttagaggaaatatatactgtagtactgtactTTGATCCTGAAATAGGTGTTTCATCTTTATACCGCGCCCTCTTGTGGCGATAGTGTGCATTTATTTCGAATATTGATTCTCCACGCGCCTATATAGGTATTTGTTAAATGATATATGCATTAATAATGTCatcaatggaaaaataaagccTCATTTCAATAACCCCATATTACATACCAACTctgttttcagtatttttaacACTACACTTCTTTTCTATACAGTATCTGCTCTGGAGACTAAATGTACTTGAATGCAACACACTCCATCTGTGTTGGGGattatgggtaatgtagtttagactgatttttcatttgtaaaggCTAATCTGTGCAGTGTTTTCACACCGGTGTGGCCTAAATGTAATCCAAAAATTTTTGTTCGGtatttttgtgctttatttACTAAACAGTAACATAGTGTGATTTAAATAACTTCTTATATGATGATAAAGAGAAgataaagagaaaagaaaaaggaaataatgCTGATGACAATATGTAATTTCTCAAGCATGATGACAGAAGCAGTGCATTTAATTCCACAAGatcttcacacacaaaaaaattaagactgaaaataaatccattgcaaaataattaaaagtcaACACATAGAGATTCGGAGGATATTCTGACATAACTACTCATTGAATATAAGCCTGAAAAGTCAGatacaaataaagaaatgtggTCAATACACAGTTGTGATTTTTGGTCAAGTAAACAAATCTTGTTGTATATATTTGTAATAGTGGAatactaattaaaaaaacattacactGGTGCTAAAATCAGTCGTAGGTGTCAATGTTAAAGACCTATTTACTGCAGAGGGATAATTGTAAAACCTGTAGGCCTGGACTTCATATGCATTTCAAAAGAAGTTGAAGTAATAACAACAGTGAAAACGATACGTCATGATTTGATCTGTCGTGGAGTAAATATGTCCGTTCCTGTCCTCCTGAGATCGTCTTCATCTCTTCCGGGGAGCTGACTGGGATGGAGGGCCGCTGCATGCACCTCAGCCGGAGCTTCAGCTAATGAGTCATGAGTGGGAATGCTAAATTTACCAGAGAACACAGCCAATGAGCTTTCATGTATTCCTTCCAGTTCAATTGATTTTCCTCCCATACAAATACAGGAAGAAAGGTGAGCAGGGCGGCCCTATCGAcacaattttctttctttctaccgTGATCTGGGCGTTTCGTTTCCCCTAGAGGTGACGTTGAGTGTCCCATCATCAACAGAGGTCACGGATAGGCCGGTCCAGGGGCAGGAGATGATGTAAGCCTGTGGGTGGAGCCGTCTCAGGGGCAGTTTACCGGCCGCTCATTCGCCAAACGCTTTATCGGGGCTGTGTTGCTCAATGGGTGTCTGGTCCGACCAATAGGACGTTGTTTAACAACAGGCTGGTCGATTAGTTCCCGCCGCCGCAGCACTTCCCGCTTTTGCCCTGTGGAGCAGCTTCCTGCAGGTCCACGCCCCCCCTGGCTCGCCCGCCGGCGCCGACCCCGCCCTGAGGCTCGTTCTTAGGAAGCTTCTTGGCTGTTGTTATTTGGAAAACAGAGAATTCATTTCCACATTTTAAATTCCGTCTCTCGACATCTGTGGAACTACTTCatataaaatacatataaagtcgttttttttaaaattatttctgacataaacagacaaaattatgACTTGAAtattcaataaatcaatcagtgAGAATAATGACTAGTTGAAGCAGAAGAGTGTTGCGTTGATCGATACGTACCGATAGCCATAAAAACCTCGTTGACATTCGCGGCGGTTTTGGCCGACGTTTCCATGAACAGCAGACCGTTGTCGTCTGCGTACGCTTGTGCTTCCTGACAGCAAATAAAtacgaatttaaaaaaaaaaaaaaaaactaaaatgagGAATgtcacaaatttatttttagatttagtgaattcttttaaaaaaaaaaaaaattaattccatTCAACCTGTATTTCCACAGCTCTCTTATTGGCTAGATCTGCTTTGTTTCCTGTCAGTGCGATAACGATATCCGGACCGGCTGGTCGCTGCAGCTCCTTCACCCAGTTCTTCGCACGTGCAAATgtgtccttttaaaaaaaataaataaaattttaagcTTTTGAACATTTGAGTGGAGGAGCAAAAGATGAACGAGGGTCGGCAAACTGAGGGTTCACATCTTCTGGACCTCTCGGCCCATGTGACTTACTGGTTTGGTGATGTCATAAACCACGATGGCGGCCTGGGCTCCTCTGTAGTACATCGGAGCGAGGCTGTGGTAGCGTTCTTGTCCCGCCGTGTCCCAGATCTCAAATTTAACTGTGGTGTCATCCAAACACACCGTCTGTGTCAAGAAGGCAGCTGTAAAagagaaaaagcacattttaacatttgaatatgaggggggggggggaggtgaaaaaataaaagtagaagAAAAGCAACAGACTAACTCACAAAagatgtaaatatttaacaagGGGTGTTTCAGCTGAATGGGAAACATTCTCCgacactgtgtgtgtggttgaaagTACATCAGGAGGCACAACTGTACACGACTCGCTGAGTCAGCAGACCGTCACATGACAGAGGAGACGGAGCGCTCGCTGAGAAAACACGACTTAAAAAGGTCTGCAGCTCGAGCAGAAAACGCGCCGGCGTGCTTTAAGCTCCAGGAATGTGGATGACGTGTCCGCCTGTGAGAATGTTTGACGTATCTCTGATAAAAGATATCATTAAAGAATAATTCATTTTTACTGTTAACTtaatgaacaaaagcatcaaaccAGCATCAAACTTAAGAAGTGTGagcatcaatttttttttttttttaaaacaggaaaCTCCCACGGTCGTTTCACTTCCTTcctgatttaaataaagtttgaaccaacaacccccaacccccctggCCTGACCCCAGCCCCTCACCTCCGATGGTGCTCTCCTGGTACTCGTGGAACTGGCCTTTGACGAAGCGTAGCACCAGGCTGGACTTTCCCACCGCCGACTCCCCCAGCAGCACCAGCTTAAACTGGCAGATCTTGTTGCCGGGTGCCGGGCCGTTGCTCCGGGCCGGGCCGCCCCGCCCTGCCATGGCACCGCGATGAAGACGAGAACAAAACCAAACGAGGAGGAGGCGGGTGAAGCTGGAGTAACTTCGGGCCTCGACTCGGCAGCTGGCGGCGGCCGGGTTGGGGTCGGCGGACGAGAAGACCTCACCGACGGGAGCTGCGGGAAACAGTTGGAGTTAGTTTGATGTTGGTGACACAAAAACCTCAAGGACATTCTGGGGCGGGGCCGACACAAAGTCTATCACTTAACCACGTTTACTGTCAACAAATGGCGTCTAAGTTGAAACCACGTCTTCTCCTGCAGGCTGTCAACACCGACGTCACCATACGGGTGAAAACTGACCACCAACAGGAGGATCTGGAGGATGAACGGTGGAAGTTacattaaaacaaactgaaacacaacaagaaccaatgcagtcacagactgcaacatcccgcgacacccctgactTCAAaatttgcataggtcaaagatcaaagctagtgctctgacctactttcatagatcaaagcagtagctttgaccTACGGTCT
This window encodes:
- the kat2a gene encoding histone acetyltransferase KAT2A — encoded protein: MSDPAAQALQPRLLQAQSAGSSGAATGSASGNSDPSRPGLSQQQRASQKKAQVRAFPRAKKLEKLGVFSACKAVDTCKCNGWKNPNPPSATRMDLQQQAASLSESCRSCGHALADHVSHLENVSEDEINRLLGMVVDVENLFMSVHKEEDTDTKQVYFYLFKLLRKCILQMSQPVVEGSLGSPPFEKPNIEQGVLNFVQYKFSHLAPRERQTMFELSKMFLLCLNYWKLETPTQYRQRTQKDDGTVYKVDYTRWLCYCHVPQSNDSLPRYETTHVFGRSLLKSIFTVTRRQLLEKFRVEKDKLLPEKRTLILTHFPKFLSMLEEEIYGENSPIWEADFTMPASDGAHLEHQTVISPAAVSGSPALPKGLSSISSLGGLDPAGGESISGEKRKLPEALTLEDAKRIRVMGDIPMELVNEVMMTITDPAAMLGPETNLLTPNAARDETARLEERRGIIEFHVIGNSLSQKSNKKILMWLVGLQNVFSHQLPRMPKEYITRLVFDPKHKTLALIKDGRVIGGICFRMFPTQGFSEIVFCAVTSNEQVKGYGTHLMNHLKEYHIKHNILYFLTYADEYAIGYFKKQGFSKDIKVPKSRYLGYIKDYEGATLMECELNPRIPYTELSHIIKRQKEIIKKLIERKQSQIRKVYPGLTCFKEGVRQIPVESIPGIRETGWKPTNKDKGKEVKDPDVLYNMLKNLLAQIKTHPDAWPFMEPVKKSEAPDYYEIIRFPIDLKTMTERLKNRYYVTKKLFIADLQRIITNCREYNLPDSEYCKCANTLEKFFYFKLKDGGLIEK
- the rab5c gene encoding ras-related protein Rab-5C isoform X1, encoding MGTAPVGEVFSSADPNPAAASCRVEARSYSSFTRLLLVWFCSRLHRGAMAGRGGPARSNGPAPGNKICQFKLVLLGESAVGKSSLVLRFVKGQFHEYQESTIGAAFLTQTVCLDDTTVKFEIWDTAGQERYHSLAPMYYRGAQAAIVVYDITKPDTFARAKNWVKELQRPAGPDIVIALTGNKADLANKRAVEIQEAQAYADDNGLLFMETSAKTAANVNEVFMAIAKKLPKNEPQGGVGAGGRARGGVDLQEAAPQGKSGKCCGGGN
- the rab5c gene encoding ras-related protein Rab-5C isoform X2, which gives rise to MAGRGGPARSNGPAPGNKICQFKLVLLGESAVGKSSLVLRFVKGQFHEYQESTIGAAFLTQTVCLDDTTVKFEIWDTAGQERYHSLAPMYYRGAQAAIVVYDITKPDTFARAKNWVKELQRPAGPDIVIALTGNKADLANKRAVEIQEAQAYADDNGLLFMETSAKTAANVNEVFMAIAKKLPKNEPQGGVGAGGRARGGVDLQEAAPQGKSGKCCGGGN